In a single window of the Thermodesulfobacteriota bacterium genome:
- a CDS encoding cytochrome c3 family protein, with translation MSRNGNGLARMGRGLWLASLVALAVLAGDPGAAFGLAVECANCHEPVMGAAHSRPATPLGCMQCHISSVLAGRHQLVDHDKTILPPNGGCDQCHVANVYVQHQGLYDPNATNLNRGCQVCHNDNPTYDAVIATGKAGTPVDCFACHNPAAANHATAHDQLSTATACAACHSSVDFPAIFALHRDDCAKCHASTRQAVIDTIDAGKAGSPVNCENCHGAHNATLDHNNLSTSGNCSSCHTTGDFAAILATHLGNCSLCHGSGRSEVVATIAAGKGFTGVPVNCENCHAGHPDPATDHNNLATAAACSSCHATTDFAAIYATHRSQCGMCHASTKADVTATIDAGRGLAGALQDCQGCHTGGTGSALTHGTDFASVEPAHDNLQADASCGGCHHGVTGVARLSQHPSCATCHGSGNALVQQAITGGATTAQLCTSCHTAGGAIFHATDFAGVEPAHDNLQDNGTCTGCHATAGTARLSQHPSCATCHGSANALVQQAITSGAVAVQSCTACHTAGGALAHGTDNTTAAAAHNNFIASGNCSTCHGQATAEARLGLHQSCLQCHTSSRQAVIDTIAAGKLGTQVTCDNCHAGHPDPATDHDRLATAAACSSCHATGSFVAILAAHSDACGLCHASSKASVTATISQGVAGLAVDCVSCHDGTASGAVAHGIACDTAGPVHNMLATTGNCSPCHASADFGAVCSLHLSDCAKCHSSTRPEVAQAISQGVAGQAVSCESCHSPHGAAEHNMLAATGDCAVCHTDKVTGTTFQYIHSYHPPLAVYGGSAVDRCLTCHQSSRPEVQATIATGRTGSPVDCQGCHVASHPAITQPHLIHDNVLVNTGSTCGLCHVANMDTHTDMRTSANCSGCHASADQNAINALHGNDCLRCHISGKATVLATVRTGIAGTPINCEGCHTGTAGGAVRHATDFAGIEPAHNNLQADASCGSCHAATGVERLSQHPTCATCHGSANSVVTAAIAAGATAVQTCTACHKTGGAVFHGTDFASVEPAHDNLQDNGSCAGCHHATSGVERLSQHPTCATCHGSANSVVTGAIAAGATAAQACTSCHRSGGAVFHGTTNATAAAVHDRFVASGTCSSCHIQGSAEQRLALHTLGCSQCHASTSSQVIATIDAGQAGTPVSCENCHGGLNHVADHDMTVVPQPSCGNCHDSNVYIEHVDRRGLACSICHGNPLYADVIAAGAAGTLVTCLDCHDNPGPMHHTTSQATTGNCVYCHTDPRPWAAAPTLAACRQCHIGTDRFVIRRTTTSPSHSFNTTGAITDFGACFACHAPVPYHGKPTQTPYCWDLSPAYLAVNAPGKGSFNIWARTMQYADSHWEGTPYQSQADRYCAPRSRSDWWNPQVSFRWATVVYNGAATQVPTFDATGATATTPPHSQIMVAGNCSTCHTTTNIVSGTHGNRCTGCHLSRDPEVIAAIDDAMSGMIVDCTTCHGDAGHNPTVDHNNLSAAPGCGTSGCHSLGTGTFDNIYALHQSSCGLCHTSSRAEVTSTITAGKAGTAVSCTNCHGSQHHTGPDAVNGRCTVCHDDPRPAVWAGAPVGQLACRECHTDASGRIWTWTAAAPNHAWNTGAGIQDFGACFACHAPQPYHGKPTTAPLCWDLDNNFFAAPGKGAFNLFRTTFQKPQKYYEHTSYERQGKDICRNARSNWSNPAVSFNWAQISYAGSPAYGQTVPTFGPPSGGDACAVSTTGTYIEAERVDTLGDNWELRSDANANSGQYLRALRNAGSNPTGTSAQYRLQFPETGTYYLWFRVNANGSSGDDTLWYGLDGTRVGDMDSPANNSYTWVRTRSNTGPSNTAITVSSTGMHTLNIWSKEDGLRLDGVYLTRSTSSISGSIPSGAKVVDPSQCPN, from the coding sequence ATGAGTCGGAACGGCAACGGGTTGGCAAGGATGGGAAGGGGCCTCTGGCTGGCAAGTCTGGTGGCGTTGGCCGTTCTGGCGGGTGATCCCGGGGCAGCCTTCGGGCTGGCGGTGGAGTGCGCCAACTGCCACGAGCCGGTCATGGGCGCCGCACATTCCCGGCCGGCCACCCCGCTGGGCTGCATGCAGTGCCACATCTCCAGCGTGCTGGCGGGCCGGCATCAGCTGGTGGACCACGACAAGACGATCCTGCCGCCCAACGGCGGCTGCGACCAGTGCCACGTGGCCAACGTCTACGTGCAGCACCAGGGCCTCTACGACCCCAACGCCACCAACCTCAACCGGGGCTGCCAGGTCTGCCACAACGACAACCCCACCTATGACGCGGTGATCGCCACCGGCAAGGCCGGCACGCCGGTCGACTGCTTCGCCTGCCACAATCCGGCCGCAGCCAACCACGCCACCGCCCACGACCAGCTCTCCACCGCCACCGCCTGCGCCGCCTGCCACAGCAGCGTCGATTTTCCGGCCATCTTCGCCCTGCACCGGGACGACTGCGCCAAATGCCATGCCAGCACCCGCCAGGCGGTGATCGACACCATCGACGCCGGCAAGGCAGGCTCCCCGGTCAACTGCGAGAACTGCCACGGCGCCCATAACGCCACCCTGGATCACAACAACCTGTCCACCAGCGGCAACTGCTCCTCCTGCCATACCACCGGCGACTTCGCTGCCATCCTCGCCACCCATCTGGGCAACTGCAGCCTGTGTCACGGCAGTGGCCGCAGCGAGGTCGTGGCCACTATCGCCGCCGGCAAGGGCTTCACCGGCGTGCCGGTCAACTGCGAGAACTGCCACGCCGGCCACCCCGATCCGGCGACCGACCACAACAACTTGGCCACAGCGGCCGCCTGCTCGTCGTGCCACGCCACCACCGATTTTGCCGCCATCTACGCCACCCATCGCAGCCAGTGCGGCATGTGCCATGCCAGCACCAAGGCGGACGTGACCGCCACCATCGATGCCGGCCGGGGCTTGGCCGGCGCTCTCCAGGACTGCCAGGGCTGCCACACCGGCGGCACCGGCAGCGCCCTGACCCACGGCACCGACTTTGCCAGCGTCGAGCCGGCCCACGACAATCTGCAGGCGGATGCGTCCTGCGGCGGCTGCCACCACGGGGTGACCGGCGTGGCCCGGCTCTCCCAGCATCCCTCCTGCGCCACCTGCCACGGCAGTGGCAACGCCCTGGTGCAGCAGGCGATCACGGGCGGCGCCACGACAGCCCAGTTGTGCACCAGCTGCCACACCGCGGGCGGCGCCATCTTCCACGCCACCGACTTTGCCGGTGTGGAGCCGGCCCATGACAACCTGCAGGACAACGGCACCTGCACCGGCTGCCATGCCACGGCCGGTACGGCCCGGCTCTCGCAGCATCCCTCCTGCGCCACCTGCCACGGCAGCGCCAACGCCCTGGTGCAGCAGGCGATCACGAGCGGCGCTGTTGCCGTCCAGTCCTGCACCGCCTGCCACACCGCTGGCGGGGCCCTGGCGCACGGCACCGACAACACGACCGCCGCCGCGGCGCACAACAATTTTATCGCCAGCGGCAACTGCAGCACCTGCCATGGCCAGGCCACGGCGGAGGCGCGCCTGGGGCTCCACCAGTCCTGCCTCCAGTGCCACACCAGCTCCCGCCAGGCAGTGATCGACACCATCGCTGCCGGCAAGCTGGGCACCCAGGTGACTTGCGACAACTGCCACGCCGGTCACCCCGATCCGGCCACCGATCACGACCGGCTGGCCACGGCGGCAGCCTGCTCCAGCTGCCACGCCACCGGCAGCTTTGTGGCGATCCTGGCGGCCCATAGCGATGCCTGCGGCCTGTGCCATGCCAGCAGCAAGGCCTCTGTGACGGCCACCATCAGCCAGGGGGTGGCCGGCCTGGCCGTGGATTGCGTGAGCTGCCACGACGGCACGGCCAGCGGCGCCGTTGCCCACGGCATCGCTTGCGACACCGCCGGCCCAGTCCACAACATGTTGGCCACCACCGGCAACTGCTCGCCCTGCCATGCCTCCGCCGACTTCGGGGCCGTCTGCTCCCTGCACCTCAGCGACTGCGCCAAGTGCCACAGCAGCACCCGGCCGGAGGTGGCTCAGGCCATCAGCCAGGGGGTGGCCGGCCAGGCGGTGAGCTGCGAAAGCTGCCACAGCCCGCACGGGGCGGCCGAGCACAACATGCTGGCCGCCACCGGTGACTGCGCGGTCTGTCACACCGACAAGGTGACCGGCACCACCTTCCAGTACATCCACAGCTACCATCCGCCGCTGGCGGTCTATGGCGGCTCGGCGGTCGACCGCTGCCTGACCTGCCACCAGAGCAGCCGGCCGGAGGTGCAGGCCACCATCGCCACGGGCCGGACGGGCAGCCCGGTGGATTGTCAGGGCTGCCACGTGGCGAGCCACCCGGCCATCACGCAGCCCCATCTCATCCACGACAACGTTCTGGTCAACACCGGCTCCACCTGCGGCCTGTGCCACGTGGCCAACATGGATACCCACACCGACATGCGCACCTCGGCCAACTGCTCGGGCTGCCATGCCAGTGCGGACCAGAACGCCATCAACGCCCTCCATGGCAACGACTGCCTCCGTTGCCACATCTCCGGCAAGGCCACGGTGCTGGCCACGGTCCGCACCGGCATCGCCGGCACGCCGATCAACTGCGAGGGCTGCCACACCGGTACTGCCGGAGGCGCTGTCCGGCACGCCACCGATTTTGCCGGCATCGAGCCGGCCCATAACAACCTGCAGGCGGATGCCTCCTGCGGCAGCTGCCACGCGGCCACCGGGGTGGAGCGCCTCTCCCAGCATCCGACCTGCGCCACCTGCCACGGCAGCGCCAACAGTGTGGTGACCGCGGCGATCGCGGCTGGCGCCACGGCGGTGCAGACCTGCACCGCGTGCCACAAGACCGGCGGCGCCGTCTTCCACGGCACCGACTTTGCCAGCGTCGAGCCGGCCCACGACAACCTGCAGGACAACGGCTCTTGCGCCGGCTGCCACCATGCCACCAGCGGCGTGGAGCGCCTGAGCCAACATCCGACCTGCGCCACCTGCCACGGCAGCGCCAACAGTGTGGTGACCGGGGCGATCGCTGCCGGCGCCACCGCAGCCCAGGCCTGCACCTCCTGCCACCGGAGCGGCGGCGCCGTCTTCCACGGCACCACCAACGCCACCGCAGCAGCCGTGCATGACCGGTTCGTTGCGTCCGGCACCTGCTCCAGCTGTCACATCCAGGGCAGCGCCGAGCAGCGCCTGGCCCTGCATACCCTGGGCTGCAGCCAGTGCCACGCCAGCACCAGCAGCCAGGTGATCGCCACCATCGACGCCGGTCAGGCGGGTACGCCGGTGAGCTGCGAGAACTGCCACGGCGGCTTGAACCACGTGGCCGATCATGACATGACCGTCGTGCCCCAGCCCAGCTGTGGCAACTGCCACGACTCCAACGTCTACATCGAGCACGTGGACCGGCGGGGCTTGGCCTGCTCGATCTGCCACGGCAACCCGCTCTATGCCGACGTCATCGCCGCCGGCGCTGCCGGCACCCTGGTCACCTGTCTCGATTGCCACGACAACCCGGGGCCCATGCACCACACCACCAGCCAGGCGACCACCGGCAACTGCGTTTACTGCCATACCGATCCGCGGCCGTGGGCCGCTGCCCCCACCCTGGCCGCCTGCCGGCAGTGCCACATCGGCACCGATCGCTTCGTGATTCGGCGGACCACCACCAGCCCCAGCCATTCGTTCAATACCACCGGCGCCATCACCGACTTCGGCGCCTGCTTCGCGTGTCACGCGCCAGTGCCTTACCACGGCAAGCCGACCCAGACTCCGTACTGCTGGGACCTCAGCCCTGCCTATCTCGCGGTCAATGCTCCTGGCAAGGGCTCCTTCAACATCTGGGCCCGCACGATGCAGTATGCGGACTCCCACTGGGAAGGAACGCCGTATCAAAGCCAGGCGGATCGGTACTGCGCGCCACGCAGCCGCAGCGACTGGTGGAATCCGCAGGTCAGCTTCCGCTGGGCCACGGTGGTCTACAACGGCGCCGCGACCCAGGTGCCCACCTTCGATGCCACCGGCGCCACTGCCACCACGCCACCCCACAGCCAGATCATGGTGGCCGGCAACTGCTCCACCTGCCACACCACGACCAACATCGTCAGCGGCACTCACGGCAACCGGTGCACCGGCTGTCACCTGAGCCGGGATCCGGAGGTGATCGCGGCCATCGACGATGCCATGTCAGGCATGATCGTGGACTGCACGACCTGCCATGGGGATGCCGGCCACAACCCGACCGTGGACCACAACAATCTGAGCGCAGCACCCGGCTGCGGCACCAGTGGCTGCCACAGCCTGGGCACCGGCACCTTCGACAACATCTATGCCCTGCACCAGAGCAGCTGCGGCCTGTGCCACACCAGCAGCCGCGCCGAGGTGACGAGCACGATCACCGCCGGCAAGGCGGGTACGGCGGTGAGCTGCACGAACTGCCATGGCAGCCAGCACCACACCGGGCCCGACGCGGTGAACGGCCGCTGCACGGTGTGCCATGACGACCCGCGGCCGGCGGTCTGGGCCGGGGCACCGGTGGGTCAGCTGGCCTGCCGGGAGTGCCATACCGACGCCAGTGGCCGGATCTGGACCTGGACGGCGGCAGCCCCCAACCATGCCTGGAACACCGGCGCCGGCATCCAGGACTTCGGGGCCTGCTTCGCCTGCCATGCGCCGCAGCCGTATCATGGCAAGCCCACCACCGCTCCCCTTTGCTGGGACCTGGACAACAACTTCTTCGCGGCTCCGGGCAAGGGCGCCTTCAACCTCTTCCGGACCACCTTCCAGAAGCCCCAGAAGTACTACGAGCACACCAGCTACGAGCGCCAGGGCAAGGACATCTGCCGGAACGCCCGCAGCAACTGGTCCAACCCGGCCGTCTCCTTCAACTGGGCGCAGATCTCCTACGCCGGCAGCCCGGCTTATGGACAGACGGTGCCCACCTTCGGCCCGCCCTCCGGCGGCGATGCCTGTGCCGTCAGCACCACCGGTACGTACATCGAAGCGGAGAGGGTGGACACCCTGGGCGACAACTGGGAGCTGCGCTCCGACGCCAACGCCAACAGCGGCCAGTATCTGCGGGCCTTGCGCAACGCCGGCAGCAACCCGACCGGTACCTCGGCCCAGTACCGCTTGCAGTTCCCGGAGACCGGCACCTACTACCTCTGGTTCCGGGTCAACGCCAACGGCTCCTCCGGGGACGACACCCTGTGGTACGGCCTGGACGGCACCCGGGTCGGGGACATGGACTCCCCAGCCAACAACAGCTACACCTGGGTCCGGACCCGTTCCAACACCGGCCCCAGCAACACCGCCATCACGGTGAGCAGCACCGGCATGCATACCCTCAACATCTGGTCCAAGGAGGATGGCCTGCGGCTGGATGGGGTCTACCTGACCAGGAGTACCAGCTCCATCTCCGGCAGCATCCCCTCCGGAGCCAAGGTGGTGGATCCGAGCCAGTGCCCCAACTGA
- a CDS encoding NAD+ synthase: protein MRYKQAMKIAIAQINPVVGDFGHNAGRMRFWIDAARRQGCDLVVLPELALAGYPPQDLLERPAFLESHDAALRQLITQEHGIGVLCGVIERSRRPQGKPLHNSALLFEDGRILFSAAKRLLPVYDVFDESRYFEPGAGSPPCLYKGLRLGITICEDIWNDPTFFRHQLYLADPVAELAAAPGGLDLLVNIAASPFHRGKYRSRQEMLANACRSHRLPLIYCNQVGGQDSLLFDGRSLALDATGAVQARATDFAEDMVVWDSTTGKGDLHPVLQNGGEDEAAAVLAALVMGTRDYAHKCGFRQGVLGLSGGVDSAVTAAVAARALGPENVLGVALPSPYTSAASLEDAAAVAANLGLSFEVIPISGVLASYLETLPPRFAGPAHDVAEQNIQARIRGNLLMAIANRFGHLLLSTGNKSEMAVGYCTLYGDMSGGLAVISDVPKMLVYRLARLLNREGPLIPERVLSRAPSAELKPSQTDQDDLPPYEILDPICAAYLEENRSRAEIAAMGFPAAVVADVINRINRNEYKRKQAPIGLKVTSKAFGSGRRYPNACRCQENEAGQDGRTAECPTRNFKG from the coding sequence GTGCGCTATAAGCAGGCGATGAAGATCGCCATTGCCCAGATCAACCCGGTTGTGGGGGACTTTGGCCACAACGCCGGCCGCATGCGCTTCTGGATCGACGCCGCCCGCCGCCAGGGCTGCGACTTGGTGGTGCTGCCGGAGCTGGCCCTGGCCGGCTACCCGCCCCAGGACCTCCTGGAGCGACCGGCCTTCCTGGAAAGCCACGACGCCGCCCTCCGGCAGCTGATCACCCAGGAGCACGGGATCGGCGTTCTGTGCGGGGTGATCGAGCGCTCCCGCCGCCCCCAGGGCAAGCCCCTCCACAACAGCGCCCTGCTCTTCGAGGACGGCCGGATCCTCTTTTCGGCCGCCAAGCGCCTCCTGCCGGTGTACGACGTCTTTGACGAAAGCCGCTACTTCGAGCCGGGCGCCGGCAGCCCGCCTTGCCTGTACAAGGGGCTGCGCCTGGGGATCACCATCTGCGAGGACATCTGGAACGACCCCACCTTCTTCCGCCATCAGCTCTATCTGGCCGATCCGGTGGCGGAGCTGGCGGCCGCACCCGGTGGTCTGGATCTTCTGGTCAACATCGCCGCCTCGCCCTTCCACCGGGGCAAGTACCGGAGTCGCCAGGAGATGCTGGCCAACGCCTGCCGCTCCCACCGCCTGCCCCTCATCTACTGCAACCAGGTGGGCGGCCAGGACTCCCTGCTCTTCGACGGCCGCAGCCTGGCCCTGGATGCCACGGGCGCGGTCCAGGCCCGAGCCACGGATTTTGCCGAGGACATGGTCGTCTGGGACAGCACGACGGGCAAGGGCGACCTGCACCCGGTGCTCCAGAATGGCGGCGAGGACGAGGCCGCCGCGGTCCTGGCCGCCCTGGTCATGGGCACCCGGGACTACGCCCACAAGTGCGGGTTCCGCCAAGGGGTACTGGGCCTGTCCGGCGGGGTGGACTCGGCGGTGACCGCAGCGGTGGCCGCCCGGGCCCTGGGGCCGGAGAACGTCCTGGGGGTGGCCCTGCCCTCGCCCTACACCAGTGCTGCCAGCCTGGAGGACGCCGCCGCGGTGGCCGCCAACCTGGGGCTCTCCTTCGAGGTCATCCCCATCTCCGGGGTGCTGGCCAGCTATCTCGAAACCCTGCCCCCCCGCTTCGCCGGGCCGGCCCACGATGTCGCCGAGCAGAACATCCAGGCCCGCATCCGCGGCAATCTGCTCATGGCCATCGCCAACCGCTTTGGCCATCTGCTCCTCAGCACCGGCAACAAGAGCGAGATGGCGGTGGGCTACTGCACCCTCTACGGCGATATGAGCGGCGGCCTGGCGGTGATCTCCGATGTGCCCAAGATGCTGGTCTACCGGTTGGCCCGTCTCCTGAACCGGGAGGGGCCGCTCATCCCGGAGCGGGTCTTGAGCCGGGCGCCTTCCGCCGAGCTCAAGCCCAGCCAGACCGACCAGGACGACCTGCCGCCCTACGAGATCCTGGACCCGATCTGCGCCGCCTATCTGGAAGAAAACCGCTCCCGGGCGGAGATTGCTGCCATGGGCTTTCCGGCTGCGGTGGTGGCGGACGTCATCAACCGCATCAACCGCAACGAGTACAAGCGCAAGCAGGCCCCCATCGGCCTCAAGGTCACCAGCAAGGCCTTCGGCAGCGGCCGGCGCTATCCCAACGCCTGCCGCTGCCAGGAGAATGAGGCCGGGCAAGACGGACGAACCGCAGAATGTCCAACAAGGAATTTCAAAGGTTGA
- the hisD gene encoding histidinol dehydrogenase, producing MLTPVRIGTPEGSAILARLLDRFQIADRRCQEEVAAIIERVTVEGDNALLDYTRRFDCPGFRRGQFRVSKKELRDAYREVPAALRQSLELAIDRIHSFHEREREESWVMTRDDGTITGRMVHPVPAAGLYVPGGTSGKTPLVSSVLMNGIPAAIAGVERRVMVTPPNAESRVEPALLVAAQEIGVTEIYKVGSAWAIAALALGTDSIPRVDVVCGPGNRYVTEAKRQLSGRVRIDMIAGPSEVLIVADGTAEPAFIAADLLAQAEHDPAALAVLVATDSRVAAAVLVELERQLAGLERQEIARESLANRGAILLVEDLDEALFLANQIAPEHLELMVHEPFQWLSRVSHAGAVFIGPHSPEAMGDYVAGPNHVLPTMGTARFSSALGVETFLKKTSVIAYAREAFLADAAHVERLATLEGLTGHARSVQVRRGNAV from the coding sequence ATGCTGACACCGGTGCGCATCGGCACACCCGAAGGAAGCGCCATCCTGGCCCGGCTCCTGGACCGTTTCCAGATCGCTGACCGCCGCTGCCAGGAGGAGGTGGCGGCCATCATCGAACGGGTCACGGTGGAGGGGGACAACGCCCTGCTCGATTACACCCGGCGCTTCGACTGCCCGGGCTTCCGCCGCGGGCAGTTCCGGGTCAGCAAGAAGGAGCTGCGGGATGCCTACCGGGAGGTGCCGGCGGCCTTGCGCCAGAGCCTGGAGCTGGCCATCGACCGCATCCACTCCTTCCACGAGCGGGAGCGGGAGGAGTCCTGGGTGATGACCCGGGATGACGGCACCATCACCGGCCGCATGGTCCATCCGGTGCCAGCGGCCGGCCTCTACGTACCCGGCGGCACCAGCGGCAAGACGCCTCTGGTCTCCTCGGTGCTCATGAATGGCATTCCGGCCGCCATCGCCGGCGTCGAGCGGCGGGTGATGGTGACGCCGCCCAACGCCGAGAGCCGGGTGGAGCCGGCCCTTCTGGTGGCGGCCCAGGAGATTGGTGTCACCGAGATCTACAAGGTGGGCAGCGCCTGGGCCATCGCCGCCCTGGCCCTGGGCACCGACTCCATCCCCCGGGTGGACGTGGTCTGCGGGCCTGGCAACCGCTACGTCACCGAGGCCAAACGGCAGCTCTCCGGCCGGGTGCGCATCGACATGATCGCCGGCCCCAGCGAGGTCCTGATCGTCGCCGATGGCACCGCCGAGCCGGCCTTCATCGCCGCCGACCTCCTGGCCCAGGCCGAGCATGACCCGGCAGCCCTGGCCGTGCTGGTGGCCACCGACAGCCGGGTGGCCGCCGCGGTGCTCGTCGAGCTGGAGCGGCAGCTGGCCGGCCTCGAGCGCCAGGAGATCGCCCGGGAGTCGCTGGCCAACCGGGGCGCCATCCTGCTGGTGGAAGACCTGGACGAGGCCTTGTTCCTGGCCAACCAGATCGCGCCCGAGCATCTGGAGCTCATGGTCCACGAGCCCTTCCAGTGGCTGAGCCGGGTCAGCCATGCCGGCGCCGTCTTCATCGGTCCCCATTCGCCGGAGGCCATGGGCGACTATGTGGCGGGCCCCAACCACGTCCTGCCCACCATGGGCACCGCCCGCTTCTCGTCGGCCCTGGGCGTGGAAACGTTCCTCAAGAAGACCTCGGTGATCGCCTACGCCCGGGAGGCCTTCCTGGCCGATGCCGCCCATGTCGAGCGGTTGGCCACTCTGGAAGGGCTCACCGGCCACGCCCGCTCGGTGCAGGTGCGGCGGGGCAATGCGGTCTGA
- the rsmG gene encoding 16S rRNA (guanine(527)-N(7))-methyltransferase RsmG, translated as MRSDAAAAEILTAGAQSLGVSLPPAALPLLTMYLAELKRWNRRVDLVAPAPDPVLLASHFLDSLTLVPVLRGLPEPPSLLDLGSGAGFPGLVAKIAWPELAVLLVEPRRKRVSFLRHVIRTLDLAGCQVLEGRLQELAPAEPVSWITTRALGSIAEIVRLAAACPQAEKLVLMKGPKGQAEAEAWQAASPDAPFQLLASHAFTLPLTGASRLILVLGRRS; from the coding sequence ATGCGGTCTGATGCCGCGGCAGCCGAGATCCTGACCGCCGGCGCGCAAAGCCTGGGGGTAAGCCTGCCGCCGGCGGCCCTGCCGCTGCTTACGATGTACCTGGCCGAGCTGAAGCGCTGGAATCGCCGGGTGGATCTGGTGGCGCCGGCCCCGGATCCGGTGCTCCTGGCCAGCCACTTCCTGGACTCCCTCACCCTGGTGCCGGTGCTGCGGGGTCTGCCGGAGCCGCCCTCCCTCCTGGACCTGGGCAGCGGCGCCGGCTTTCCCGGCCTGGTGGCGAAGATTGCCTGGCCGGAGCTGGCGGTCCTGCTCGTTGAGCCGCGGCGGAAAAGGGTTTCCTTCCTGCGCCACGTGATCCGCACCCTGGACCTCGCCGGCTGCCAGGTGCTGGAGGGCCGGCTCCAGGAGCTGGCACCGGCAGAGCCGGTTTCGTGGATCACCACCCGCGCCTTGGGCAGCATCGCCGAGATCGTCCGCCTGGCTGCCGCCTGCCCCCAGGCCGAAAAGCTGGTGCTCATGAAGGGGCCCAAGGGCCAGGCCGAGGCGGAGGCCTGGCAGGCTGCCTCCCCGGACGCCCCCTTCCAGCTCCTGGCCAGCCACGCCTTCACCCTGCCGCTCACCGGCGCCTCGCGCTTGATCCTGGTGCTCGGCCGCCGCTCCTGA
- a CDS encoding zinc-dependent alcohol dehydrogenase family protein — protein MLPAAMQVQLLEAPRPIGERPLRLARLPVPAPGPGEILLQVTVCGICHTDLHIVEGDLPLPLLPLVPGHQIVGRVVALGPGVEEPALGRRVGVAWVQESCGRCRFCVQNRPNLCPKIRCTGWHRHGGFAEFTVVPAAAAHPLPEGLPDAQAAPLLCAGIIGFRALSRSGIHPGGRLGLYGFGASGHLALQIARFWGCRVYVFTRSAHHQELARQLGAVWAGRAEEDPGTTMEAGIIFAPAGPLVPLALGHLERGACLALAGIHMSPLPELPYHLLYGERTITSVTNSTPEDARELLALAGQIPLLPTIEALPLAAANEALARLAAGRLPAAGVLTVADPAAGHP, from the coding sequence ATGCTCCCTGCCGCCATGCAGGTCCAGCTTCTGGAAGCACCCCGGCCCATCGGCGAAAGGCCTTTGCGCCTGGCCCGCCTGCCGGTGCCTGCCCCCGGCCCGGGCGAGATCCTCCTGCAGGTGACGGTCTGCGGCATCTGCCACACCGACCTCCATATCGTGGAGGGGGACCTGCCGCTGCCGCTCCTGCCCCTCGTGCCCGGCCACCAGATCGTTGGCCGGGTGGTGGCCCTGGGCCCCGGAGTGGAAGAGCCGGCCCTGGGCCGCCGGGTGGGGGTGGCCTGGGTGCAGGAAAGCTGCGGCCGCTGCCGGTTCTGTGTGCAGAACCGCCCCAACCTCTGCCCGAAGATCCGCTGCACCGGCTGGCACCGCCACGGCGGCTTTGCGGAATTCACCGTGGTGCCAGCCGCCGCGGCCCATCCCCTGCCCGAAGGCCTGCCGGACGCCCAGGCCGCGCCCCTTCTGTGCGCCGGCATCATCGGCTTCCGGGCCCTCAGCCGCTCCGGCATCCATCCCGGCGGCCGGCTGGGCCTCTACGGCTTCGGCGCCTCCGGCCATCTGGCCTTGCAGATCGCCCGCTTCTGGGGCTGCCGGGTCTACGTCTTCACCCGCAGCGCCCATCACCAGGAGCTGGCCCGGCAGCTGGGGGCGGTGTGGGCCGGCCGAGCCGAGGAGGATCCCGGCACCACCATGGAGGCCGGCATCATCTTCGCCCCGGCCGGCCCCCTGGTGCCCCTGGCCCTGGGCCATCTGGAGCGGGGCGCCTGCCTGGCCCTGGCCGGCATCCACATGAGCCCGCTCCCGGAGCTGCCCTACCATCTGCTGTACGGCGAGCGGACCATCACCTCGGTCACCAACAGCACCCCGGAGGATGCCCGCGAGCTCCTGGCCCTGGCCGGCCAGATCCCCCTGCTGCCAACCATCGAGGCCCTCCCCCTGGCCGCCGCCAACGAGGCCCTGGCCCGGCTGGCCGCAGGTAGGCTGCCGGCGGCAGGCGTGCTGACCGTGGCCGATCCCGCAGCCGGGCACCCGTAG